A DNA window from Aspergillus nidulans FGSC A4 chromosome V contains the following coding sequences:
- a CDS encoding putative nitrate reductase (transcript_id=CADANIAT00002933), which produces MPPATKLDIFNEPDWTKTHSHRVGLRSRDDRFPGLTHSGDDWRFVLEEEAEEKIAELKRKVERGELLTVRDFLAKQQDFHLQRPEVHPQNWRYVLHTSENHIKEEQPWFINEKKKERREEEEKDKEREGENAERRDSKLDGQDMGRKSDEDQGSKEEQEEQKGLSPEEKELLELLRNEEAHMRSLKQNTGQGHSPAKSDFLPAEIDEIDQMTPDNWIPRTDHLIRITGKHPLNAEPVVTELFDAGLITPNWLHYVRSHGSVPHLLWENHRLEISVGENMTLLMDDLKDQFESINIPVFVACDGNRRKELNMIKRSKGFNWGPGAVGCAYWRGVRLRDVLKRAGIKALMNEYSESRLWVNFQGAETLSEGKYETCLPLEYVMDKTHDVLLAYEMNDSPLPPDHGYPLRLVVPGYVGGRWVKWLEKIWVTDKENDSHYHIWDNRVVPEFVTDKESELAETVYRNPSTACMEQVLNSILVRPGPKEKIDLVNVKKGKKYRIQGFAYNGGGNEIQRVEISLDEGVSWLYCARRVRYLLAQGRGIADRSSTPNIRCDMGRNSGHGYTGIEIIRVRCWDVNKNAQPEHPTWNLEGMMNNCHYTVKSDIVEDEESGRISIIFRHPCEPATGEGGWMKPSAQIQAEEIQRQASTPGKQFTREEIEKHSTEDDCWIVINGNVYDATGVMSWHPGGKAPIMAHAGRVHQDTTNEFESIHDDFANSKLKECILGTVTKKAKDFMQQEVKVKAKERASSSKQEGQIALKRHKWTQARFVRKTPLSGDTNRYTFELLERTKKLGLQTGQHIQIGFHFKDQLVFRSYTPVKPIMEEEEDGTFDLIVKTYYPDPGQPGGTMSNILDCLAEGEEVEIKGPAGEIVYKGNGTFKIDHKERTFERITLVLGGSGVTPGYQVIAKILLSDGRDKTKIRVIDGNRTENDILLRKELQDFAKEHPEQFQIVHVLSHAGDDWKGERGHVSAEILHKFGFEPDEKSVALLCGPPAMIQKAVLPALVDWGYDQDSNLFGF; this is translated from the exons ATGCCTCCCGCGACGAAACTAGATATCTTCAATGAGCCGGACTGGACGAAAACCCATAGCCATCGGGTTGGTCTGCGCTCGCGCGATGACCGTTTCCCCGGTCTCACGCACTCGGGAGATGACTGGCGCTttgtgcttgaggaggaggcggaagagaagatcgCAGAGCTGAAAAGGAAGGTTGAAAGAGGAGAGCTCCTTACCGTGAGAGATTTTTTAGCGAAGCAGCAG GAttttcatcttcaacggcCAGAGGTCCATCCGCAGAATTGGAGATACGTGCTTCATACATCGGAGAATCATATTAAAGAAGAGCAACCTTGGTTCAtaaatgagaagaagaaggaaaggagggaggaggaggagaaggataaGGAGAGAGAGGGTGAGAATGCAGAGCGAAGAGACTCGAAACTGGACGGTCAGGATATGGGCAGGAAGTCTGATGAGGATCAAGGCAGTAAagaggaacaggaagagcaaaaaggacTGAGccctgaagaaaaagaactATTGGAGCTTCTGCGCAACGAGGAGGCGCACATGCGCTCTCTCAAACAAAACACCGGGCAAGGCCACTCGCCTGCGAAGTCTGACTTCCTCCCGGCTGAgatcgacgagatcgacCAGATGACGCCGGATAACTGGATCCCTCGAACAGACCATCTCATCCGGATAACTGGGAAACATCCACTGAATGCAGAGCCTGTAGTGACAGAACTCTTTGACGCAGGTCTAATCACGCCTAACTGGCTTCACTACGTGCGCAGCCACGGCTCGGTCCCTCATCTGCTCTGGGAGAACCACAGACTGGAGATATCGGTGGGCGAGAACATGACCCTATTAATGGATGATTTGAAAGACCAGTTCGAGAGTATCAATATCCCCGTCTTCGTTGCGTGCGACGGTAATAGGCGCAAAGAGCTGAATATGATCAAGCGGAGTAAGGGATTCAACTGGGGCCCTGGCGCTGTAGGGTGTGCTTACTGGAGAGGCGTGCGGCTGCGAGATGTCCTGAAACGAGCGGGCATCAAAGCGTTGATGAACGAGTACAGTGAATCGCGTCTCTGGGTGAACTTCCAGGGCGCCGAGACGCTGAGCGAGGGCAAGTATGAGACCTGTCTCCCGCTAGAGTATGTGATGGACAAGACACACGACGTGCTGCTGGCGTATGAGATGAACgactctcctcttcccccgGATCATGGGTATCCGCTTCGCCTGGTGGTCCCAGGTTACGTTGGGGGTAGATGGGTGAAATGGCTGGAAAAGATCTGGGTCACAGATAAAGAGAATGACAGCCACTATCATATATGGGACAATCGAGTCGTACCGGAGTTTGTAACGGATAAGGAGTCAGAGCTGGCGGAGACGGTGTATCGCAATCCAAGTACAGCGTGTATGGAACAGGTGCTGAACTCTATTCTGGTCAGACCGGGCCCTaaagagaagatcgaccTTGTCAAcgtgaagaagggcaagaagtACCGAATTCAAGGATTCGCATACAACGGCGGAGGCAACGAGATACAGAGGGTCGAGATCAGTCTCGATGAAGGGGTCTCTTGGCTATACTGCGCTCGACGGGTAAGGTACCTCCTTGCacaaggaagaggaataGCTGACAGAAGTAGTACCCCGAACATCCGCTGCGACATGGGAAGAAATTCTGGACATGGCTACACTGGCATCGAGAT CATCAGGGTGCGTTGCTGGGATGTGAACAAAAATGCGCAACCGGAGCACCCGACTTGGAACCTCGAAGG GATGATGAACAACTGTCACTACACTGTCAAGTCAGATAttgtggaagatgaagaatctGGCAGGATATCCATAATTTTCCGACATCCGTGCGAACCTGCTACAggcgaaggaggatggaTGAAGCCGTCCGCTCAAATCCAGGCAGAAGAAATTCAGAGACAAGCATCGACCCCAGGGAAGCAGTTCACtcgcgaggagattgaaaaACATAGCACTGAGGACGATTGCTGGATCGTCATCAACGGGAATGTATACGACGCTACGGGTGTTATGAGCTGGCATCCCGGGGGTAAGGCACCAATTATGGCACACGCCGGCCGGGTCCATCAAGACACGACGAACGAGTTTGAGAGTATACACGATGACTTTGCAAATTCTAAACTCAAAG AGTGCATCCTAGGAACAGTGacgaagaaagcaaaagacTTCATGCAACAAGAGGTCAAAGTGAAGGCTAAAGAGCGAGCAAGCTCATCCAAGCAGGAGGGTCAGATAGCTTTGAAGCGCCATAA ATGGACCCAAGCGCGATTCGTCCGCAAAACACCCTTATCTGGAGACACGAACCGATATACGTTTGAGCTGCTTGAAAGGACCAAGAAACTCGGTCTCCAAACGGGCCAGCACATTCAGATAGGGTTCCATTTCAAAGATCAGCTTGTCTTCCGCTCCTATACACCCGTTAAACCGATcatggaggaagaagaagacgggaCCTTCGATCTCATTGTGAAAACATACTATCCCGACCCCGGACAGCCCGGTGGCACGATGAGTAACATCCTTGACTGTCTggcggaaggagaagaggtcgAGATCAAGGGCCCCGCAGGTGAAATTGTGTACAAGGGTAACGGGACGTTCAAGATCGACCACAAGGAGCGTACTTTTGAGCGGATCACGCTTGTTCTGGGAGGGTCTGGAGTTACACCGGGGTACCAGGTCATTGCAAAGATCCTGTTATCTGATGGAAGGGATAAGACCAAGATCCGTGTTATTGATGGGAACAGGACGGAGAACGATATACTACTTCGCAAGGAGTTGCAGGATTTCGCGAAGGAGCATCCGGAGCAGTTCCAGATTGTTCATGTTCTGAGTCATGCTGGAGATGACTGGAAGGGCGAGAGGGGACACGTCAGTGCAGAAATTCTCCATAAGTTCGGGTTTGAACCCGACGAGAAGAGTGTTGCGTTGCTGTGTGGCCCGCCAGCGATGATACAAAAGGCAGTACTCCCCGCACTGGTCGACTGGGGATACGATCAGGACAGCAATCTTTTTGGATTCTAA